One genomic window of Augochlora pura isolate Apur16 chromosome 5, APUR_v2.2.1, whole genome shotgun sequence includes the following:
- the Gw gene encoding trinucleotide repeat containing adaptor protein gawky isoform X3 yields MFPHNSSSHEISTETNAFVQNSMGDVVVLGKNSPIGVGKGRESENARYCDIEFINNNTMVKPINHLKNIAANDFLTVLSGETGKSTLTSRSPTCQSVASLTTKHPTRNHLLTYDNNNNNNTKNNKNNNINNNINNNINNNMNNMNNNNNSTNNKDSKNNNGTVNNRSTRAVHNHQDDRKTTVNATRKRNEPGSPGKCKPGSSANNSKSICKTLSDNKTSFSVLNIRVLNISINLRLTGDKCAIGEGVPSLVRIPKSDRPSSGHFSLDSLDNYSLLGSCLHPGKYNNVKSNSSLLSNNNDNYKSVILLSSTNNHYFLRVEMDGGAIAMRLRAHWNSYRLMMNSSFDGLLLDKRLLSVPQIEHRRIMKIFLTNNQIEMIKILQNFVSNYFKDARRESCSICLSSIEIDTKNTEFPVTQEPSYEQEIRERFLSAATQFDNSETFADHASLTEIQLELLKFQSTYLFLKNESRLPFYVKMMEKLLTLTLKGIKTSKILNLLSSEVFERLSCIPKQISLRSTVSKVNTTSIIIEFCLMEINDKKKEEEKEEMEVKKMKQQQINMKGKKEMLGNIMTINIDISFVNNNIALTSIEETCKEISKSPLNFVIPKKVKISDRSSNEESDLMTKEGDKVATSSSITLIVPGNELTDQPPRPLPLRNAPKRAQSSPPWLDLVASELTQRACVPLSLDCKLYVVNKLSSKMICDFSIMRKGIPSHETSCETKTKTTHLRVQLLSISSTVNGKKLAFNVQYYMTVNEANRNTEADHQTFIYSKTIVITRRYSLTRATAIYRTIWDPKNTNFRALLSETLRSAGVADSLITTEQDRTTLTAAKASDPSTGPGGSKVFGPGGKLTNSAAFVFLLENRRRMLDHSTPTTSKKEYPNVWFTIRTSEAITLNSTEETMAEMLSWGINGISDVATITVGALLFQDNVKSNEPMGAYFVNYSYSKPYMRDGAEFVKALSKSTIGNRFSFKGENQAEFALYIPTTTTCKPTMTLKRQSASRLIGVPGSRPNYFETLWPDQMHTPHDFYDSLPNCRTVGYRNDSLPERKQEELDSSRSFNCFNEQMARRDADKPIDSNRVETIKSQTAMRSNGIRYGEATGVFRFRGPEGTTNCQDTTRESMEDNVSIYYSSCSNSLKRTKQGLQDFVDVMTLEENISSLTNLCDLYRFKETYKLHTAVGFHADGNRLPRDLMHFDRYALIKLTLQTAQFVDNEDSHGNYPKSMKTNAVTSRQYGSKNSDSCQTQDRSKNSQDSDESPTTSTQLKEIVVRTKNSVPNRFVNEETLNLNSSNRKHLIDRVRNLIPALVGGSNDTLQTLKNELKRVLALLFGPVYDMGEPILDYKKRWDIPAILRLAGGGESSLNNSGSTNWGSTQASATNNNNNNQSAWGGTSGNPSGNSGNSGNWSGGNVNRSVSGNPNSNQNSGPLGGQNVSGNVNKMNNPNQQSNQQSGPPTSQSSSTSQGGQNNNQWPQGMSSNPGGPGQNPSIPNNNNTVQQQQQQSNSNNSNNQPNNQGQGSVNTNNTPASNNPSTKQQLEQLNTMREALFSQDGWGRQHVNQDTNWDVPTTPEPSSSKDGVPVWKPPVNTGTDLWEANIRNGGQPPPQQQPKTPWGHTPATNIGGTWGEDDEATDSSNMWTGAPTSSQPNTAAGQWPTGTGNQAGSNWADPRIDHRDPRDIRSVDPREIRDPRDHRMSLDPREHIRVMDPMARDPRMTDMRGDPRGISGRLNGANADAMWGQPPGPPHHQMGHQHPSGPPTKMLNPSSINQWAGPPPKDIMPGKPSGWEEPSPPTQRRNVPNYDDGTSLWGNAAANQRTIPGSKVTHWKDLPTSNVTRGGSQCPPGMPQNRMPGQPGMKPDVSGPMWGHPGAPGGRNGSWTEGPHDTGSWDDPKTPSTWNEAQLNPGTWGGPSTHKPKPMGPAGSWADSDMDHSPSWGHPTKPILTKEVIWGSREFRYLCDLGFKKDDVELALRNREMNRDEALELLSQIRPLDQWRRHDAHSTYDPSNQATTAQAYPRFNHVAQQMSFPPGAGVASGNTTGSVGGSVASASLLKLQQQQQQAVVPLQQQQPSGNAPQPPFNQPSRTPQNQPSTQQLRMLVQQIQLAVQEGYLNHQILNQPLAPQTLILLNQLLQQIKVLQQLHQQHSVQSTMKGNGQSVLQISVQITKTKQQIANLQNQIAVQQATYMKQQQQQQQQQQQQQQQHPAPPSQSSEYYKSSVHDPMSALQNSFTELTMNKEPPISQPQSRLNQWKLPSLDKDGELVTNEFSRAPGTTSKPAASLAGLTQSHSSPNMNPLLGQGDGTWSTRLGESGWPDPGNTDSTDGKDWQPTGAATFTDLVPEFEPGKPWKMKSIEDDPSITPGSVVRSPLSLATIKDPDAIFNLSSKTSPPPPQQPTNLDTSIPSLSNSTWTFNPPATTPSAFTSTKITWGESAPPPTAVTSELWGAPISKVRGPPPGLGNKAAGNTSNGWTGLGTVSRSSSSWGLQSSTNAGWVSTWLLLKNLTPQIDGSTLKTLCMQHGPVLDFRLFLNHGIALTKYSSRDEAVKAQGALNNCVLGNTTIFAEYPADSEVHTLLQQLGHGGQQQAGATAGAGWGLRPSNKSGPPPDTWGGSSSQLWGAPPSSNSLWSNASIDNNDQQRATPSSLNSYLPGDLLGGESM; encoded by the exons ATGTTTCCACACAATTCTAGTTCACATGAGATTTCTACAGAAACAAATGCCTTCGTACAAAATTCCATG gGGGATGTAGTAGTATTAGGGAAAAACAGTCCGATAGGGGTGGGGAAGGGAAGAGAATCAGAGAATGCTAGGTACTGTGATATCGAATTCATAAACAACAACACGATGGTAAAACCTATAAACCATCTCAAAAATATCGCCGCCAATGACTTTTTAACCGTCCTGTCGGGTGAAACTG GCAAGTCCACCTTGACCAGTCGAAGCCCGACCTGCCAGTCAGTGGCGTCGTTAACCACAAAACACCCAACAAGAAATCACCTTCTAActtacgataataataataataataatactaagaataataagaataataatattaataataatattaataataatattaataataacatgaataatatgaataataataataatagtactaataataaggatagtaagaataataatggtaCAGTAAATAATCGCTCAACTCGAGCAGTACATAATCATCAAGATGATCGAAAAACAACAGTTAATGcaacaagaaaaagaaatgaaccGGGCTCGCCCGGCAAATGTAAACCGGGCAGCTCCGCCAATAACTCTAAGTCTATATGTAAGACACTAAGTGATAATAAGACTAGCTTTAGCGTACTAAACATTAGGGTACTAAATATAAGCATAAATCTACGATTAACAGGGGATAAGTGCGCAATCGGTGAAGGGGTACCTAGCCTAGTTAGGATACCCAAGTCTGATCGCCCCTCATCAGGCCACTTCTCTCTCGACTCTCTTGACAATTACTCTTTATTAGGGTCCTGCCTTCATCCGGGCAAATACAATAACGTTAAGTCTAATTCTAGCCTCCtaagtaataataacgataactACAAGTCTGTGATATTGCTCAGCTCAACCAATAACCATTATTTCCTCCGCGTCGAAATGGACGGTGGTGCGATCGCAATGAGACTAAGAGCCCATTGGAATTCATACAGATTAATGATGAACTCTTCTTTCGACGGTTTATTGTTAGACAAACGATTGCTTTCTGTGCCGCAGATTGAACACCgtagaattatgaaaatattcttgacGAATAATCAAATTGAGATGATCAAGATCCtgcagaattttgtgtcaaACTATTTTAAGGACGCACGGAGAGAATCATGTTCGATATGTTTATCATCGATCGAAATTGATACAAAGAACACCGAGTTCCCAGTAACACAGGAGCCATCATACGAACAGGAAATCAGGGAAAGATTCTTGTCCGCTGCAACTCAGTTCGACAATTCTGAAACGTTCGCAGACCATGCATCTTTAACCGAAATTCAACTGGAACTACTGAAATTTCAATCCACATatctatttttgaaaaatgaatctcGCCTTCCGTTCTACGTGAAAATGATGGAGAAATTACTGACGCTTACTCTAAAGGGCATAAAGACATCTAAGATACTAAATCTCCTTTCATCCGAGGTATTTGAAAGGCTATCGTGCATCCCTAAACAGATTTCGTTGAGAAGTACCGTTTCAAAAGTGAACACTACGTCcataattatcgaattttgTCTCATGGAAATTAACGataagaagaaggaggaggagaaagaggagatGGAGGTGAAGAAGATGAAACAGCAGCAGATAAATATGAAGGGGAAGAAGGAAATGTTGGGAAATATTATGACCATCAATATCGATATATCGTttgtaaacaataatattgcGTTAACGAGCATTGAAGAAACCTGTAAAGAAATATCAAAGTCGCCTTTAAATTTCGTAATACCgaagaaagttaaaataaGTGATAGATCGTCGAACGAAGAATCAGATTTGATGACTAAGGAAGGGGATAAGGTGGCCACCAGTTCTTCCATTACGCTTATCGTTCCCGGAAACGAGCTAACTGACCAGCCTCCGCGACCTCTCCCGTTGAGAAACGCGCCGAAACGCGCACAATCCTCTCCTCCATGGCTCGACCTGGTCGCGAGCGAGCTGACGCAACGCGCATGTGTTCCACTCTCGTTAGATTGTAAGCTTTATGTGGTTAATAAACTTAGCTCTAAGATGATTTGCGATTTTAGTATTATGAGGAAGGGGATACCGAGCCACGAGACTAGCTGCGAGACTAAAACTAAAACGACACATCTCCGTGTCCAACTCTTGAGTATTTCTTCGACGGTGAATGGGAAGAAATTGGCCTTTAacgtacaatattatatgacTGTGAACGAAGCGAATCGAAACACTGAAGCAGATCATCAAACCTTTATTTACAGTAAAACTATCGTGATCACTCGGCGGTATTCGTTGACGAGAGCGACCGCAATCTATCGTACAATTTGGGATCCAAAGAATACAAATTTCCGTGCTCTCCTCTCCGAGACGCTTAGAAGCGCGGGAGTCGCGGACAGTTTAATCACGACAGAACAGGATCGGACGACCCTAACGGCCGCGAAGGCTTCGGATCCTAGCACCGGGCCAGGTGGCAGCAAGGTGTTCGGACCCGGCGGCAAACTTACAAACAGCGCTGCGTTTGTGTTCCTGTTGGAGAACCGTAGGCGAATGCTCGATCATTCGACACCGACAACCTCGAAGAAAGAATATCCAAACGTATGGTTTACGATAAGAACCTCCGAAGCAATAACTTTGAACTCGACGGAAGAAACAATGGCAGAGATGTTGTCCTGGGGAATTAATGGTATTAGTGACGTGGCAACAATTACTGTTGGTGCTCTTTTATTTCAGGATAATGTTAAGTCTAACGAGCCTATGGGCGCTTATTTCGTGAACTATAGCTACTCGAAGCCGTATATGCGTGACGGCGCCGAGTTTGTTAAGGCTCTTTCTAAGTCTACTATAGGGAATAGATTTAGCTTTAAGGGGGAGAACCAAGCCGAGTTCGCTCTCTACATTCCTACTACGACTACCTGCAAGCCTACGATGACGCTTAAACGCCAATCTGCATCCCGATTAATCGGTGTACCTGGATCTCGGCCGAACTACTTCGAGACATTATGGCCCGACCAAATGCACACTCCTCACGATTTTTATGACAGTTTGCCGAACTGTAGAACTGTGGGATATCGCAATGATTCTCTTCCAGAGCGTAAACAGGAAGAACTAGATTCTTCGCGATCTTTCAACTGCTTTAACGAACAAATGGCGCGTCGAGACGCTGACAAACCTATTGATTCTAATCGAGTAGAAACGATCAAATCTCAAACCGCTATGCGTTCAAATGGCATACGCTATGGCGAAGCGACAGGGGTATTTCGTTTTCGTGGACCTGAGGGAACTACTAATTGCCAAGACACGACGCGCGAGTCAATGGAAGAcaatgtttctatttattactcATCGTGCTCCAATTCACTGAAACGAACCAAACAAGGACTTCAAGATTTTGTCGATGTGATGACGctggaagaaaatatttcttctctaACAAATCTCTGTGATTTATATCGATTTAAAGAGACGTACAAACTACATACAGCGGTCGGTTTTCACGCTGACGGGAACAGATTGCCAAGAGATCTAATGCATTTCGATCGCTATGCTCTAATCAAATTGACCTTACAAACTGCCCAGTTCGTTGACAATGAAGATTCTCATGGAAACTACCCGAAATCGATGAAGACTAATGCTGTTACAAGCCGTCAGTACGGTTCGAAGAATTCCGACAGTTGTCAGACTCAGGATCGTTCCAAGAACAGCCAAGACTCGGACGAAAGTCCAACCACTTCGACACAACTGAAAGAAATCGTCGTCCGTACAAAGAATTCGGTTCCTAACCGCTTTGTAAACGAGGAAACTCTCAACTTGAATAGCTCAAACCGAAAACATCTCATCGATCGTGTAAGGAATCTCATACCAGCACTCGTGGGAGGTTCCAACGATACTCTACAAACCCTGAAAAATGAGCTTAAGCGCGTGTTGGCTCTTCTGTTTGGACCAGTTTACGATATGGGAGAGCCCATCTTGGACTACAAAAAGCGTTGGGACATTCCTGCTATTCTTAGGTTAGCCGGCGGTGGTGAAAGTTCATTGAACAACAGTGGATCCACGAATTGGGGATCTACGCAGGCAAGCGctaccaataataataacaacaatcaATCTGCTTGGGGAGGGACGTCAGGAAACCCTTCCGGAAACAGCGGAAATTCCGGAAATTGGTCCGGGGGCAATGTGAACAGATCTGTCAGTGGCAATCCCAATTCGAATCAGAACTCAGGACCACTCGGTGGACAAAATGTTTCAG GTAATGTGAATAAGATGAATAACCCGAATCAGCAATCGAATCAGCAATCGGGCCCACCAACTTCACAATCAAGTAGCACAAGTCAAGGTGGTCAGAACAATAATCAGTGGCCACAAGGAATGTCCAGTAATCCTGGAGGACCTGGTCAAAATCCTTctattccaaataataataatacagtgcaacaacaacagcaacagtCAAACTccaataacagtaataatcaGCCAAATAATCAGGGTCAGGGGTCCGTAAACACGAATAATACACCTGCTAGCAATAATCCTTCGACAAAACAACAGTTggaacaattaaatacaatgaGAGAAGCATTGTTCAGTCAGGATGGTTGGGGTCGt CAACACGTTAACCAGGACACAAACTGGGATGTTCCAACAACTCCAGAGCCTAGTTCGTCTAAAGATGGAGTTCCTGTGTGGAAACCACCAGTAAATACCGGTACAGACCTGTGGGAGGCCAATATCAGGAATGGTGGTCAACCACCACCTCAGCAACAACCGAAGACACCTTGGGGTCATACGCCAGCAACGAATATTGGCGGTACTTGGGGTGAAGATGACGAAGCTACCGACTCATCGAACATGTGGACTGGGGCTCCTACATCTTCTCAACCGAACACTGCTGCAGGGCAGTGGCCAACAGGCACCGGTAATCAAGCCG GATCAAATTGGGCTGACCCAAGAATCGACCATCGTGATCCCCGTGATATACGTTCTGTTGATCCTCGTGAAATACGAGACCCGCGTGATCATAGAATGTCTCTGGATCCTCGAGAACACATACGTGTAATGGATCCTATGGCTCGAGATCCGAGAATGACAGATATGCGCGGAGACCCACGAGGTATTTCCGGGAGATTGAATGGTGCAAATGCAGACGCCATGTGGGGCCAACCACCTGGACCTCCGCATCATCAAATGGGACATCAACACCCTTCTGGTCCACCAACGAAAATGTTGAATCCTTCCAGCATAAATCAGTGGGCTGGTCCACCACCAAAAGATATTATGCCAGGAAAACCATCAGGTTGGGAGGAACCTTCTCCACCGACACAAAGAAGAAATGTTCCGAACTATGACGACGGTACCAGTCTATGGGGAAATGCTGCAGCTAATCAGAGGACCATTCCTGGAAGCAAAGTTACTCATTGGAAGGATTTACCAACATCAAATGTTACCAGAGGAG GCTCACAGTGTCCTCCAGGTATGCCGCAAAATAGAATGCCTGGTCAACCTGGAATGAAACCAGATGTGAGTGGACCAATGTGGGGTCACCCTGGTGCTCCCGGAGGGCGAAATGGTAGCTGGACAGAAGGGCCACACGATACAGGTTCATGGGACGATCCGAAGACACCAAGCACCTGGAATGAGGCTCAGTTGAATCCAGGCACTTGGGGCGGACCCAGTACTCACAAACCCAAACCAATGGGACCTGCTGGAAGTTGGGCAGATAGCGATATGGATCATTCTCCTAGTTGGGGTCATCCTACAAAACCGATACTTACAAAGGAAGTTATATGGGGCAGCAGAGAATTCCGATATCTTTGCGACTTAGGATTCAAA AAAGATGATGTTGAATTAGCATTAAGGAATCGTGAGATGAACCGAGACGAAGCTTTGGAACTTCTCAGCCAGATTCGGCCTCTAGATCAATGGAGAAGGCATGATGCGCATTCTACTTATGATCCAAGTAATCAGGCTACAACTGCACAAGCATATCCCAGATTTAATCATGTCGCACAGCAAATGTCTTTCCCACCg GGTGCTGGAGTAGCAAGCGGAAACACAACTGGCAGTGTAGGAGGATCGGTTGCTAGTGCAAgtttgttgaaattacaacaacagcaacaacaagcTGTTGTTCCtttacaacaacaacaacctAGTGGCAATGCACCGCAACCACCCTTCAACCAG CCTTCTAGAACACCTCAAAATCAACCGAGTACTCAGCAGCTGCGCATGTTAGTGCAACAAATTCAGTTAGCCGTCCAAGAAGGTTATTTAAACCATCAAATTCTAAATCAACCTCTTGCACCTCAAACTTTAATACTTTTGAACCAATTATTGCAACAAATCAAAGTTCTACAACAACTTCATCAACAGCATTCGGTACAAAGTACTATGAAGGGTAATGGACAATCAGTCCTCCAAATCAGTGTACAAATCACAAAAACAAAACAGCAAATAgcaaatttacaaaatcaaaTTGCTGTGCAACAAGCTACCTATATGaaacaacagcagcaacaacaacagcagcaacaacagcagcagcaacaacatcCTGCTCCACCGTCTCAAAGCTCAGAATATTATAAGAGTTCTGTTCATGATCCCATGTCAGCCTTGCAAAAtagttttacagaattaacAATGAACAAGGAGCCTCCTATC AGTCAGCCACAATCAAGACTGAACCAGTGGAAGTTACCTTCATTGGACAAGGATGGAGAGTTAGTTACGAATGAATTCTCGAGAGCACCTGGAACTACCAGTAAGCCAGCAGCTTCATTGGCTGGTTTGACACAATCACACAGTAGTCCTAACATGAATCCTTTGTTGGGTCAAGGAGATGGTACATGGTCCACCAGACTCGGGGAGAGTGGATGGCCCGATCCAGGTAATACGGACTCTACCGATGGAAAGGATTGGCAACCAACTGGTGCAGCTACTTTCACAGACCTTGTACCTGAGTTTGAACCGGGCAAACCATGGAAG ATGAAGAGCATCGAGGATGATCCAAGCATTACTCCCGGTTCTGTAGTTCGTTCGCCGTTGTCCTTAGCTACAATCAAGGATCCGGACGCTATATTCAATTTGAGCAGCAAGACATCACCGCCGCCTCCTCAACAACCTACTAACCTTGACACGTCGATACCAAGTTTGAGTAACTCTACATGGACGTTTAACCCACCTGCTACTACCCCTAGTGCATTCACCag CACTAAAATTACGTGGGGCGAGTCTGCACCACCGCCAACTGCAGTCACATCTGAACTGTGGGGAGCACCTATCAGCAAGGTTCGTGGTCCACCGCCTGGTCTAGGCAACAAAGCCGCCGGAAACACAAGCAATGGTTGGACAGGCCTCGGCACTGTCAGTAGATCATCCAGTTCATGGGGTCTTCAATCCAGCACAAACGCTGGCTGGGTTTCCACCTGGTTACTACTCAAGAATCTAACTCCTCAAATCGATGGTTCCACTCTGAAAACTCTTTGTATGCAACATGGCCCCGTACTGGACTTCCGATTATTCCTTAATCATGGAATTGCATTAACCAAGTATTCCTCACGAGACGAAGCTGTTAAG GCACAAGGAGCTCTGAACAATTGCGTATTGGGCAACACGACTATATTCGCGGAATACCCAGCTGACAGCGAGGTACACACATTGCTACAACAACTGGGTCACGGTGGTCAGCAGCAGGCTGGAGCCACAGCGGGTGCCGGATGGGGCCTGCGACCTTCGAACAAAAGTGGCCCTCCCCCTGATACCTGGGGCGGTAGTTCCAGTCAATTGTGGGGTGCCCCGCCGAGCAGTAACTCCCTATGGAGCAACGCTAGCATCGACAACAACGATCAACAACGTGCTACACCCAGTTCTTTGAATTCGTACTTACCCGGAGACCTTCTGGGAGGTGAGTCGATGTAG